A genomic segment from Castor canadensis chromosome 1, mCasCan1.hap1v2, whole genome shotgun sequence encodes:
- the LOC109679123 gene encoding olfactory receptor 5B12-like: MENISEVTEFVLVGLTDILELQIPLFIIFTVIYSITLVGNLGIIVLILLDSRLHTPMYFFLSNLSLVDCVYASAVTPKVMVGFLTGNKIISYNVCATQMFFASFVITEGLLLASMSFDRHAAVCRPLHYTTTMTSTVCVLLVAGSYVTGLLQSSIHVAFTFHLSFCHSNVINHFFCDIPPLLALSCSDIYINEIVLFTLAAFNIAFTLFVIFISYLFIFVAILRMRSAEGQKKAFSTCTSHLTTVSIFYGTIIFMYLQPGSSHSMDTDKMASVFYTMIIPMLNPLVYTLRNKEVKSSFRKVVGRAKYSLHTVN, translated from the coding sequence ATGGAGAATATTTCAGAAGTGACTGAATTTGTTCTTGTGGGATTAACAGATATCCTAGAGCTGCAGATCCCTTTGTTTATCATCTTCACTGTCATTTACTCCATCACTCTTGTTGGGAACCTTGGGATAATTGTGTTGATTCTGTTGGACTCCCGACTCCACACTccaatgtactttttcctcagtaATCTCTCCTTGGTGGACTGTGTTTATGCCTCGGCTGTCACTCCTAAGGTAATGGTGGGATTTCTCACAGGAAATAAAATCATATCCTATAATGTTTGTGCTACTCAGATGTTCTTTGCATCCTTTGTCATCACTGAAGGATTACTCCTGGCTTCAATGTCCTTTGACCGCCATGCAGCTGTGTGCAGACCCCTGCATTACACCACCACCATGACAAGTACTGTGTGTGTCCTACTAGTTGCAGGTTCCTATGTCACTGGACTCCTGCAATCTTCCATCCATGTTGCCTTCacattccatctttctttctgtcATTCAAATGTGATtaatcactttttctgtgacattCCCCCACTGCTGGCTCTTTCTTGCTCTGATATCTACATAAATGAGATTGTGCTTTTCACATTGGCAGCATTCAATATAGCTTTCACTCTCTTTGTTATCTTTATttcttacttgtttatttttgttgctatcCTGAGGATGCGTTCAGCTGAAGGACAAAagaaagccttctccacctgcacATCTCACCTCACCACTGTTTCCATCTTCTATGGAACAATCATCTTCATGTATTTACAGCCGGGTTCTAGTCATTCCATGGACACAGACAAAATGGCATCTGTGTTCTATACTATGATCATCCCCATGCTGAACCCTCTGGTCTACACCCTGAGGAATAAAGAGGTCAAGAGTTCATTCAGGAAAGTTGTTGGGAGAGCAAAGTATTCATTGCACACTgtcaattaa